The genomic segment AACCTATCTTATTCACCCctttaaattaaggaaataaatcttaattaaggaaataaattatgtagatcaatcaattttaaaattgttaattttaatattatattacaatttttaattgtcacatctaaatcctaaccattttttataaatccaaactaacatataattttatttaattgtaaaatctaaactctagtCACTCTTttataacccaaaccgacatatatattttttttaattattaaatctaaaccctaactattcttttgtaaactcacaccgacatataattttgtttaattagaaaatctaaatcctaaccattttttaataaatacaaaccgacatataatttttaaagttataaatttaaaccctagtcctcttttataaactcaaaccgatatagtttcctaaataaaatatctacataatttatttctttaatttgttttgtctttttatgttaattttaatttatttttaaaaatataatataacatgaTATATTGTTGTATTCTGATTGACTAATTAAAAGGGGATAAATGAGACTTATTCAGTGtaggagtgaacccaagaatttttattgtataaatTGAGACCCGTAGGTCAAGTAAAGGATTAAGcaatacaatatatttattcaTCATTCTATTTGACAATTACAATCACTTATGAACCTACAAGTGGAACCACCAGAGATGAAGATTAATAACTCGTCGCCACCGTCGTTTTCTCTACTTCCGGACGAAATCGTCGTTAACTGTTTAGCCCGGATCTCGCGGTCGTACTACCCGACGCTCTCAGGCGTTTCAAAAAGCTTCCGCTCGATTCTCTCTTCCACCGAGCTCTACGCAGCCAGATCTCATCTCGGAAACACCGAGCAGTGTCTCTATGTCGGTCTACGGGATCTCGAAAGTTCTCAATGGTTTACACTCTCGGTTAACCCTAATGGAACCTTGCCAGACTCCATTGTTAAGacgaggagaaagaagaagaagaagaagacaactgAACAGTTGTTGGTTCCGATTACCTCTTCTAATCTTCCTTCTCGGTCAGGTTCCACCGTCGTCGGCTCAGAGCTTTATATCATCGGCGGACTAGTGGATAAAGGACCGTCCTCTGCTGTGAGGGTCCTCAACTGTGGTAGTCACACTTGGCGCGATGCACCTAGCATGAATGTAGCCCGGAGAAATGCATCCACTTATGTCTACAATGGGAAAATCTATGTAATGGGAGGGTGCCAAGGACTAGAGGACGAATCATGGGCTGAGGTGTTCGATACAAAGACTCAAGTTTGGGAACGCCTCCCTGATCCGGGTTCTGAGATTCGCAAGTGTTTCATTTACAAAATTGCAGAGATCCAAGGAAAAATTAACTTTGGCAATTACGAGGAGATGTATGCTTATGACACGAAGCTATGCAAATGGGAAAGCTGTGTACGTGACAAATTTGCAACTGTTTTGAGGTTAGATTGTATAATTGAGAATGTATCCTACTCCTTTGGATCCAATTATCGATTTGGATTCggtgatttttttcttcaccgCGCGTTCCAGTGGTTTGATGAAAAAGAGGGTTCTTGGAGAAAGATGAAAGGGTTAAAATCACTAGTAAGGAAGTACTTGACGAATGGTGGCTCAAGTGGTAATACGTTTAAACTAGTTAGCTGTGGTGGGAAACTCATATTTTTATGGGAAGGTTATATGGAGTTTAATCTTAATAATAGGAAGATTTGGGGGGCGGTAATCGTGGTAGAAAAGCGTGATGGAGGTGACGTTTGGGGAAATGTTGAGTGGGTTGATGTTGTGCACACCGTCCCTATATCATGTTATCTCTCTGAGTGTCTCGTTGTTTCGGTTTGATTGATTTTGCATCCAAGGTATGATCAATCGTTCTGAATTCAAACTCATTTTGTAGGATCTTACTGTAGTATCTGAAAATAGTTGTTTTAATCTGTGACTTTAGCAAAACAGATCCATCTTTGGTCAATATCCCTGAGTTAGGCccttcatcatctttctctttACTTATAATATGTACACGGAACCCTTTTGGCTAAGTCACTGGAGAGTTTGAGCCtattttgtttgatacaaaAGTTCATTCTTGCTTTTTACACTTTGTCAAAATTGGACTTAACATGAATCATGAATGGACTGTTTGATCAGTTTGgaaagaggagatggaagaggCAAAAGGAGAGCATTGAGCAACAAAGAGTGAAGTAGAACCATCTTCATCAATATAAATCAGGAGTAGTGACTGTCTATCACATTGTAAGTGATGTTGATGTGTCTATCACATTGTAAGTAATACTGAGTTCTTTGTTTTGAGGGAAATAAAAAGCATTATGTCAGTTTGTAATCTCCActgtttgaaagtggaaacaaTGTTCG from the Camelina sativa cultivar DH55 chromosome 12, Cs, whole genome shotgun sequence genome contains:
- the LOC104731569 gene encoding F-box/kelch-repeat protein At4g19865-like isoform X2, translated to MNLQVEPPEMKINNSSPPSFSLLPDEIVVNCLARISRSYYPTLSGVSKSFRSILSSTELYAARSHLGNTEQCLYVGLRDLESSQWFTLSVNPNGTLPDSIVKTRRKKKKKKTTEQLLVPITSSNLPSRSGSTVVGSELYIIGGLVDKGPSSAVRVLNCGSHTWRDAPSMNVARRNASTYVYNGKIYVMGGCQGLEDESWAEVFDTKTQVWERLPDPGSEIRKCFIYKIAEIQGKINFGNYEEMYAYDTKLCKWESCVRDKFATVLRLDCIIENVSYSFGSNYRFGFGDFFLHRAFQWFDEKEGSWRKMKGLKSLVRKYLTNGGSSGRFGGR
- the LOC104731569 gene encoding F-box/kelch-repeat protein At4g19865-like isoform X1; amino-acid sequence: MNLQVEPPEMKINNSSPPSFSLLPDEIVVNCLARISRSYYPTLSGVSKSFRSILSSTELYAARSHLGNTEQCLYVGLRDLESSQWFTLSVNPNGTLPDSIVKTRRKKKKKKTTEQLLVPITSSNLPSRSGSTVVGSELYIIGGLVDKGPSSAVRVLNCGSHTWRDAPSMNVARRNASTYVYNGKIYVMGGCQGLEDESWAEVFDTKTQVWERLPDPGSEIRKCFIYKIAEIQGKINFGNYEEMYAYDTKLCKWESCVRDKFATVLRLDCIIENVSYSFGSNYRFGFGDFFLHRAFQWFDEKEGSWRKMKGLKSLVRKYLTNGGSSGNTFKLVSCGGKLIFLWEGYMEFNLNNRKIWGAVIVVEKRDGGDVWGNVEWVDVVHTVPISCYLSECLVVSV